In Quercus robur chromosome 11, dhQueRobu3.1, whole genome shotgun sequence, the sequence CCTCGGCGGGTTTAGCTAGCGCCCAAAAACAGGCCAAGGACCAAACAAAACGTCTGCTTGAAGTCGAGGATCAGTTGCAAATAGCTAAAGAGCTGATCAaggatttaaataaaaaactggTCACGGCAGAGCATGACAAAGGTGTGGCGGAGTATGCTCGTGACGAAGCCATAAGGGCCAAGCAGGAGGCCGAGTTTGCCAGAAACGAGGCTGAGGCTGCCAAGGACACGGCCGAGGATGATGGTTATAATGCGGGGGTAGCTGAAATCCAAGCCATCCTTAAAGCCCAGATTCCTGGAGTATGCAGGCTttactgctcccaggtttgggaagaggcctTGAAGCGAGCTGGGGTGAATACTTCATCCGATTTGTGGAAAGCGGAGAACATATTCTACCCTGCAGCCATTCGTGAGGCCACCTCCATCAGTTCCGTGGCTGTGAGCGACCAACCCGAGGAAGGGGTCACTCAATCGAAAATCGTACAGGTCGGCGCCTCTCCTGGCGAGACGCTCAAAGAGGGAGAACTTCAGGATGTGATAGAAACATCTTAGCGTACGGATCCCGAGGTACCCAAAGTGGTTGCTGAGCCCGCAGTTGGCACTTAGATGCTTAATACTGAGGAGCCAGCCATACTTGCCCAGCTCCTACAGGCGATTCCCCTTGCTGTGGTCCCCAAGAGTACCGACGTTGACCCTGTTCAGCCTTCCCCAGAAAGGACTATCATCCAGGGCGTCGAAGCTGATCCCGTTCTGCCTTCCCAGGATGTGGCTGACGTAAAATTAAAGAAGTAGAAACCCTGGCCAGGCTtcgtatttgtttttagtttaacgattaacttatttctttttcactttGAAAACTTTGTAATCTGCTAGTAGATTGAACCTATTGAACACGTATAtcaaattcttttctttctttttccttttggttacttgttagttgcccttgctgatacttactattgtttatgaattttgaacTAATTGTTTTAACACGTATGAGTAGTTGTGCATGCGATATTTCTAGAATCATGCTTCAGAACGTTAGCTTACCTGCACTTGTAGAGCCTCGAATTCATGTCTGACCCTCGTTCAATGGAGATATAGGCATTATCAGAGATGTCACATGTAGTGTTAGGCCCTGCTTAGTATCCAggtttctttaaagtagttggtttccccataggtttgagtccgaggactatgcaataccttggttctgtccaaaacttgatatttataagtagttggtttccccataggtttgagtccgaggaccatgcaataccttggttctgcccaaaacttgattctgataagtagttggttttcccataggtttgagtccgaagaccatgcaataccttggttctgtccaaaacttgatatttataagtagttggtttccccataggtttgagtccgaggaccatgcaataccttggttctgtccaaaacttgattttgataagtagttggtttccccataggtttgaatccgaggatcatgcaataccttggttctgtccaaaacttgatatttataagtagttggtttccccataggtttgagtccgaggaccatgcaataccttggttctgtccaaaacttgattttgataagtagttggtttccccataggtttgagtccgaggaccatgcaataccttggttctgtccaaaacttgatatttataaatagttggtttccccataggtttgagtccgaggaccatgcaataccttggttctgtccaaaacttgattttgataagtagttgggggaagTAACCCCTCTGCTATGGCATGGGACCTTGGTTTAAGGggaattagctcctcggccaagcccctagaaccattcGTGCTGCTGATGCTACGAAGCGCAACCCCTAGTGAAGAATCATAGCCCCTATTAGAATTTTTcgctagaacactacaaccGGCTATTAGAAACGACAAGGGGACTGTCTCGACCTACcgcctatgccaacacacaagccttccccacagacggcgccaattttaaggacacgatttgtaacgacccataataatgtggggttcgcacgtaaaaaggcccaaataatatcatttatagagcgtgggtttgaaaggctaggtcttCATCACCAAACAGTGGATTTTTCATGGTATTCATGCAtagttaaatcgtgttcgccctaggagtctttctccaagaggcgggctgggaggctctggtttttggccatttttcccagtcCCTTTCTTGGTGCACTAACCTTTACATTATATaacccttcttggttgatcttagccctccacttgttagTCAGGTAAGTGCTCACTTCCGTAcacgtcccatcagctgtccctccttgctttctgttagttgcgatgatcgaagtcaccctgtccaggcgtcttttctcattaacatggtcaggacgctagcaggtgcatttaatgcagaggggacgtatttaccctAAACTAGTTTTGCACCGTATCCCCgcgtgggtcccattctactcgcattTCCTTTAGGGCGCTTTTTGGGGGCAACCTTCATCGAGACGTTGCTCTTCCCCCTGAAGTCCTGGAGTGTCGAGGACAGGGTCGTCCTCGACTGTTCCCCTTGACACTTTGGCCTTTCCCCATTCGTCCTTGGCACGCaccctcctcggcatgggccCGAGCCCtaatagagcgtgggccggatcataagttccctAGCCCCACAAGAatgtaatattataatattacataatatgatttaaataatttggtatttatttagagataattaatttgttgtttattgttatatcttttctttttacttttttttttcttttcatattattttattcaacattattattattattgttgttgaattaatatattagattgtatatttttttaaagtcaatatattaacttgaaagaaaatgaaaaaccaactattaaccaataataactaaaacaataatattattacgactagttattattattattgttgttgttgttgttgttattactACTCATGTCAGATCTGTTTCTCTTAAGGATTTTTCCCTTTTGCactttttccttgttttgtttatgtgtgtttatctttattttgcatttatcttCTCCACCCACCCATACGTGAATAGACTTCTTATCAAATTTGTCTTTTATGAGTTAAAATTCACCGCCCATCAAGCCAAGTAATTCTATCATTTTACCattcttttttcattatttagaTAGACaatagacacacacacaaatatctTCTCCCCCAACACATATATAGACAATATATGTATTCTAGTCATGCCTGTGTcctagtttttcaaaaattgtcgtATTGTCATACTGTATCCATACTTATATCTGAGCTGGTATCAGTGCAAGTGCTTCTTAAGTCATAgtttactaattttttaatcaaactaaGTTAAACATATGAATTCTTCAGCAAGCACAATAAAATCCTAGACCATTTTTGCAATAAGTTTAAGGTGCGCAAATCCACCttaaatcaaagcaaaataaGATTGCATTGAGATCCATGAccacaactcaaaacaaaattattgtgaaaatatttggAGATTTTGTTGTGCTTATATATTTGCTCTACACAGATAATTTTCATGTTGAGTTGTGACAAGTGACAACATGCAGGGGGTTAAAGTTAGTATGAAATCGTGGATACTGAGATCTATCATACTAACATTTGAAACATGTTCTATGTTGGTCCACCCTTTACTAACATCGATTGGGTGGGAAGTTGAGAATGTCTATTTGGAAGGTGATAGATGATTAGAgattttaaagtttttgtttttgttttgttttgttttttttttttttcagtactTCAAGAAAAGCTATTGCtttctagttggtgatttgttttttactgtaaatttttataacttttagattttaaagacttaaaaaaaaaaaaaaaaaaaaaactatttaattgAGATGATAAGtgtaaataaaatgacatgtcaTAATTTCATTGGATCAACTAGCTCACATAATAGTCCTTATGGACAATTAGACACGGTGCATTGATGGAATGGAGCAAATCTAACCACGTAATATTAGAgcagacaaaattttgaaactttagaaGATAAAGTTAAAATTAACTCAAACTTTAAGAGTgtaatatgtaaaaataataaataaataaataaaacaaagtggGAAAGGACTGTAGTTTTTCTGTACTGTGAAAAGCTTATCTAAAAAGTAACATTGGACTGCTTCTTTCAAAAGAACACAAGCTGCTTCACAAAATTGACAAAAAGTTCAAAAAGGCATTTGGTTTACCATATAAAAGATTTAGGGTAGCTTCTGAATTTTAAGAGTCCAAGCACCATTAAATAGTTACATGTACAACTGAAAAAAAAGAGTCACGTTTATAAAAACAGATAGTATACTattatcttatcaaaaaaaaaatagtatactaTTACACACAATTTGTATAACAAATGTTCAACCCATTTGGTTAGATTTTCCCCTATGCTTCATTGTCAACCGCACTTCAAATCCCATAAACCCACAACAACAATTCTTTTCTATCTTCTCCTATTTTTAGTTATTGACTACACATCTAGAAAACGAGTCATAGAATTGCTTTGGCTTTAACCGAAAACCATAATAAATGTGAACTACTTTGGTACTTAAACATTGTCATCTTAGCcacataattttagaaacagacttgggttttagaaatttttgtactgttctAGGCCAGACCACACTAGCAACATAGAGAGAAGAACCATTTAACAATGGTATTTAGCTCGGGAAATTATGCAAACAAAGTGTGTTTGCATTCGCTTCTTCTACTGCTTTTCTCAGCAAATGTGGCTTTCTCTGGCACACTCGTTACCTCCATTCCGGGATTCGATGGTGACCTTCCTTTTAAACTCTATACTGGGTATGTTCTTATGGGGGTAGATTTTGTTGGTGTTGTGTTGCAATTACCTTCCTGAAATCTATACCAAATTCATTACACTGTGTttctttttgattgattttcaGGTACGTAACTGTAAATAAAGTTGAGATGTTTTACTATTTCATCGAATCAGAGGGGAGCCCCAGAGAGGACCCTGTTTTGCTTTGGTACAGTGGCGGCCCTGGTTGCTCTGCTTTCAACGGTCTCATCTACGAGATTGGTATGCATAACTGAAAAATATGTTTAAGAAGAAGTTTTTCAGTACTTTAGTGGTGTGTTACTTGTTTCTCTCGCAAAATAATAGGTTTggctaattaaatttatggtaaaatctattttttatgtgagaaaagTGAGTATCACGTCAGTGTATATTGAGAgtatttgataatattttttgtttgataggACTTATTAGACTCTCAATTTTGAGCAATCTATGTGGACCCCATGTGGAACTTTATTAATCGGTTCATTTTGTAGGAttaaatggaatttttttttttcctttttcttatatCACCTCATAGATCTAATTTTGGAAATAGGACCCTTCTATTTTCACTTAAAATACAAAGTGTTCATTTCGGTGTTAAGATTTCATGATATGACACCATACATGTCCTAAATTGATCACATGTCAACCTCTCATTTGGTTTAGTGCATAGAGGCATTGGATGAACAATTTAACCATTTAACAATATAGCTAATACTAgatcacttaaaattttaaatgatgcgATAATAGATGATTTTCAAACATGTTATACTTAATTTTGGCTCAAGCAGCCACAGTCTAAATccaccaaaattttgaaatactttaACATGTCATATAATTTGACCGGTAGGTTGATCTTTAAGGATCAATCTGACCATTAATCCTACTCTCATGAATCAAATTCCACCATTTGATCCATCCAATATGTACCATCTTATTCCACCAAAAGTTCAGCATGTTCATCGAACTTCTTTCTTGAATTGTACTGGGTTTTGGCGAAATGGAAAAGGGGATTCTCCATGTTGGTTGATGAACTccataatacaataaaataagctaaaacaaatactcataaaattataaatgtgtCTTCTTTagaaatatcattttgggttgTGTTTCTTACACACAAATTGTTATACAATTTTACACACcccatttttgaactaaaacaATGACTTCAAGTCACGGTTTCAGTTCAAAAATTGCGTGTGTATCCTTTCGGGTTATGTCCCATATCGTTAATTACATCATGTAACTTTACTTGTAGGTCCATTAGCTTTCAATATGACACACTACGCAGGGGGTTTACCAAAAACATATTATTATCCATACTCATGGACAAAGGTTAGTACACCACACGTTTTATCTAATACTAGTACTCAATTTCCACATGAGCTACATCTAATTTGATGTGTTATGGTGATGTTATTGAATGTTGGTGAATCATTTCCCAGGACGCCAACATTTTATTTGTAGATGCACCTGTTGGCACTGGTTTCTCCTATGCAACAAGTGCCGAAGCTTACGCTGTCTCAGACACAATAACAGCAGTACAAGTTTATGATTTCTTAAGGAAGGTGAATAACGCTCTTAGCTTATTACATTAACAGAAACAATTAGAGCATTAGCAGCTGATTATTAGATCTCTTGACTCATATCCCCACAGTTAAATGGTGTTAAAATAATCTTTGCCAATGTTAATAACAAAAAGTAGTGCTTACAAAGTACTTCTAGGTATTTATATCTGAGTTCTGCTAGAGCTACAACTTAATTCAAGACACAATGTTAATAAGGTGATAGGTTTTGATTGGAATAGTATCATATTTACATGGATCAACTACTGGCACCAATTTTACTATTAATGAACAGTTGTATAAAAAgtaatgaaaaatgttgtatcGTACTTATAAGTCAAATATTGTTTGTTGGTTCCGAACAATATAATTGAAGTCGTAAATGTtgtcatggatttttttttttttttcacttgtaatttttttttttgttgttgttgtaaatgCAGTGGTTGACTGAAGAATACCCAGAATACCTgctaaatgaattatttattggGGCTGATTCTTATTCAGGCGTATCTGGCACAATTGTTGTTAAACATATAACTGATGGTAATTAACTTTATGATTTTGCTCTTAAAAAGTAAATTTGAGTTTTATACTTGAAACAAACTTTCAAATAGAAGCGactcatatttttcaaattggcTAAAAATATTACAGATAATAATGCTGGAGCCATACCACGCCTGAATCTCAAGGTAATTGTTCGAATTGCAGGACTTAAATGACTCAAGTAGCTCATAAAGTTACTTCAACACATTGATAAATTAAGCCATGGATTTCGATAATTATGAGTTGAAAAACTCTTTGTTTGAAATGGTTTCAGGGATACATTCTTGGGTGCCCTCGGACTGATGCGGACATTAATGACAATTCAAAGATAATATATTCTCATCGAATGGGGCTTGTATCAGATGAACTCTATGAGGTAATTCAACATgtttcatttgtaatttttaatctCATTATGTGCTTTGCTTTTTATGGGAGTTCTATTTCTATTAGGGTAAAACTTAGGTAGACTTTCTTAGGCGGTGTATCTTATgttcattaataaaattcaattacatGGCTTCATTGATTAATGCAGTGCAAATACTATCGTCTTTTTTAggaacaattaaattcaactatgaCTTATTGGTCAATACGACCGcacaattgaatttaattgaaaaaactaCTATAAAGTGCCTTGTCATcatgaaattgaaaatagtgTATGCTTTTacaggcagcaaaagaaagtTGCAATGGTAGTTACACTGACGTTACCACAGCGCAACCACAATGCTACGAGGATCTTCAATTAATGAAGCATGTAAGAGACTACTAACTCAAGAAAACACATATTTCTTTCTATGGATATTTGGAAATCTAACACCTACAGAGAATAATTCCATGAATTTTCAGTGCACTAAAGACATAAACAAAAACCATATTCTGGAGCCTAAGTGCACCTGGACATCTCCACATCCATATGGAGAATCTCTTAGAAGAGCCCTTGAGGAAGACTCTGATGGCCTCACCTTAAATTCTGATGATGTGCCAGAATATTTTTGCCAtgtaaatctctctctctctaaaaaaacaaatttacagCTTGTAGTGTAAAAATGTTTATAATGAAATTGATCCACTTTTTGCAGACCTTTGGTTATGCACTTTCTTACATTTGGGCCAATGATAAAACTGTCCGAGAAGCCCTTCATATCAGAGAGGTACTGGACTCCTATAACATTAGTAACGGTGGTAATATTATAACATGAAGGTGCTAAGTGCTAAACACATATCTGTGATTGCAATCAGGGAACAATATATGACTGGAAGAGATGCAACAAGAGCTTATCATACACATATGACGTCACCAGTGTCCTTGATTATCATAAAAATCTCAGCAAATTGGGCTTACAAGTTCTAATATACAAGTATATTCCGTAACTCACTGCATCAAaattcttcctccttttttggACCTGTTATAATTTAAAGTTAAACTTGTTTCACACAAgttattttatacaattttacacacacacaccaaaaagcTACTGAAATCGTGACTTAAAGCTCAAGTCACAAGTTCAGTTGCTTTTTTATGTGTAAAATTGTATAAAAGAACTAGTGTGTAATAAATGGTGCTTGTGTTTTTTTAACAACAAATTAGGCTTTGGCCCTAAACATCCATATTTGCCATGGAATTATATCTTATGTATAGAATTGGTATATAATTGaggattacatcttctttaaAGCaatatgtttataattttgcTGAACGATATGGTTTTGCTTATTTTTCCCGCAGCGGTGACCATGACCTAACAATCCCAAACATTGGAACGCAACAATGGATCAAGGTGCTAAATTTGACCATTGTTAATGATTGGCGACAGTGGTTAGTGGATGGTCAAATTGCAGGGTAAGTTCTTTAACCTTTTAGATGTAGCAGGATTAGCTTTTGCAAATTATGAATATcacatattaataatttttatcaattgttCAATGCAGATACACGATCAAGTATTCTTCTAATGGATACCGCTTGACCTATGCATCTATTAAGGtaagtttaaaaaattgataaaaaaatagtttcataaTTATTGATGAGCATACATGGAAAAAGTTTGGCTCAaaacatatttgaaattatCCTGTTCCAACCtactatttattaattaaagaaacCATTTATATGTAATTTTAGTTATTGAGTAATAAATTAGAAAAGATAACTCCAAACATATTTAAAGCCAAATTTTGTCAATCAATAATTAGGGCTTAAGATATGTCTTAACCATTTTCTTGTCGTTTGTTTAGGGAGCTGGTCACTCACCACAAGAGTACAAGCGTAGAGAATGCTTTCAGATGTTCAACAGGTTCATCCATTATTATCCAATCTAATTAACACCCGTAGCTTCAAGTTTAAGGAGTGGTTCTACTCTCATTATGcggaaaattttctttcttgtaaTTTTGTACTATTTCATTGATGTAATTGAGAAAGTATTGAAAACAATTAATAGTTGATTCCTTAATAAAGGTTAGCGGGATGTACAATTCATGGCATTTTGAAGCTTTGAGAAATGTTATAAAAGATTTCGGCTCTCCCAAGGAACCGTGGAAGGGTTATAAGGAATTAGCGTGAGagagtttcttttttaaatactgTAACTTTATTATGAAGAAGataaattcaatacatcctGAGCTAGAACAAACTCAATTATAATGGGATTTTCCTCTATCCATGTTACATAATCATCAATATTTTTGTCATATTGTGTCAAGATTTGTGCTGGGCAATTGCCTTGCTTTTTAACTTTGGAAATAATTGTATGTCTAAACTCTAGTAGCTTAGGCCGTGTCCCCTCAATGATATTTGCAATACAGACTAGTGCTATACCATTGCCTTTTAAAGCATCGATAACAGCCTGTGAATCACTTTCCACCACCAAATCTTTAATACCAACCTCCCAGGCAAAATTAACTCCTTCCTCTAACGCCTTTGCCTCAATCTCCATAGGACCACAACTTCTTGCT encodes:
- the LOC126706359 gene encoding serine carboxypeptidase-like 18: MVFSSGNYANKVCLHSLLLLLFSANVAFSGTLVTSIPGFDGDLPFKLYTGYVTVNKVEMFYYFIESEGSPREDPVLLWYSGGPGCSAFNGLIYEIGPLAFNMTHYAGGLPKTYYYPYSWTKDANILFVDAPVGTGFSYATSAEAYAVSDTITAVQVYDFLRKWLTEEYPEYLLNELFIGADSYSGVSGTIVVKHITDDNNAGAIPRLNLKGYILGCPRTDADINDNSKIIYSHRMGLVSDELYEAAKESCNGSYTDVTTAQPQCYEDLQLMKHCTKDINKNHILEPKCTWTSPHPYGESLRRALEEDSDGLTLNSDDVPEYFCHTFGYALSYIWANDKTVREALHIREGTIYDWKRCNKSLSYTYDVTSVLDYHKNLSKLGLQVLIYNGDHDLTIPNIGTQQWIKVLNLTIVNDWRQWLVDGQIAGYTIKYSSNGYRLTYASIKGAGHSPQEYKRRECFQMFNRFIHYYPI